The genome window CTCGAAGGCGGCCCAGTCGGGAGTCTTGTCGCGGAATCGGCCGACGTAGCGGGCGGCGATGTCCTCGAGCGAGGCGTGCTCGAGCTCGGGTGGTCGGGGGTGGCGTGCGGTGGCCATCGTGGGTTCCTCGGGAGTGGATGGAGGGCGATGGCGCGCAACGGCCATCGTACGACCACACGATAGGGTAAATTGACTAAATGGTCAATGTTAAGCGCCGGAAACCAGAGCCGGCGCAACGCCGCTCAATCTTTCTTCAGGTACCGGATCACCATGTCCGCCGCGTGCTCCAGGCGCTGCCGGACCCGCTGCGGCGTCATCAGTTTCTGTCGGAAGATGGCCTCGAAGGTGTGCTGGTTGTTGACGTAGTGGGCGGTCAGCGAGGTGACCGAGATGTAGAGGTCGATGGGATCGATGTCGTCGCGGAAGACGCCCGCCTCGCGGCCGCGGGTCAGCAGCTGTTCGATCGTGTCCAGCAGCGGGTTGTACAGGTCCGAGATGGCCGCGTCGCTGGCGACGTGCCGGCCGCCGGCCAGGTTCTCGCTCATCAGCAGGCGCTGGAACTCGGGGAACTGGACCCAGATCTTGCCCGTGGAGATGACCAGCCGGCGCATGGCCGCTTCGGGGTCCACGGTGCGCAGCTGGATGTCCTGCTGCCGCGCACGGATGTTCTCGTAGGTATGCGTCAGCACCGCGACGAACAGGCCATCCTTGTTGCCGAAGTGGTGGTAGAGCAGGTTCTTGTTCACGCCCGCCCGCAGCGCGATCTCGTCCACGCGCGCGCCTTCGAAGCCTTTCTGCGAGAACTCCTGGATGGAGGCCTCGATGATGGACAGGCGCGTGCGGGCGGCGCTTTCCCGCGGGCCGCTGGTCCGGCGCCGGGGTGTTGCGGGAACGGTGGTGTCTGCTTTTTTTGGAGTCATGGCGGACATGAGAGCCTGAATGCTAGGGGGCCGTGCAAGTGTACATGCAGCGGGATTCACGCCTCGTGCGCGGGCCGGCACGGTGACCACGGGAGTTTCGGTGGCTCGTCTTTAAATTGACTAAATGGTCAAACAATAAATAGAATGGCGCTTGACCCGTTTTCCTGACCTTGCGAGCCTGCCTTGGATATCCTGCACAGCTTCATCGATGGCCAGTCCCTACCCGGCGCCGGGGCGACGATCACGCTGGAGTCGCCCCAGCATGCCGGCCGCGGCATCCACCTGGCCGAGGCCTCCGACGAGCTGTGCGCGCAGGCGGTCGCTTCCGCCCTGGCCGCGTTCCGCCGCCATGCGGCGGCGCCGGTGGTGGAGCGGGCGGCCGTGCTGAACAAGGCGGCGGATCTGCTGGAGACGCGGGTGGATGCGGTGGCGGATCTGCTGGTCAGCGACGTCGGCAAGCCCGTCCGGGTGGCGCGCGTCGAGGTCGTCCGCGGCGTCCAGTTCCTGCGGGCCTGCGCGGTGCAGCTCCAGACGCTGACCGGCGAGATGTTGCCGCTGGACGCCGTCGCGGCGGGCGTGGGGCGGCATGGCCTGGTGCGCCGGGTGCCGTACGGCGTCGTGGCCGCGATCACGCCGTTCAACGCGCCGGTCAACCTGCTGGTGCAGAAAGTGGCGCCGGCGCTGGCGGCGGGCAACGCCGTCGTGGTCAAGCCGCATCCGGCCGGCACGCGCGCGGCGCTGGCCGTTGCCGCGCTGTTCGTGGAGGCGGGGTTGGCGCCGGGGCTGTTCAACGTGGTGTGCGGCGACCGGTCCCCGGCACAGGCCCTGGTGCGGGATGCGCGGGTCCGGGTCGTGACGTTCACGGGCGGCACGGCGGCCGGCGATGCGCTGGCGCGCACGGCCGGCGCCAAGAAGTTCGTGGCGGAACTGGGTTCGAACGCCGCCAACGTGGTGCTGGCCGACGCGGACCTGGCCGACGCCGCCCGCCGCATCGCCGCCGCCGCCTTCGAGGCCAGCGGCCAGCAGTGCGTGTCGGCGCAGCGCGTGATCGTGGAGGCTGCGGCGTACGATGCCTTCCTGCCGCTGTTCGTGGAAGCGGCCCGGGCCCTGCGCGTGGGCAGCGCGGACGACGAGGCCACCGACGTCGGTCCCATGGTTTCGCGCGCGGCCGCCGACCGCGTCATGGACATGGCGCGCCGGTCGGTGGAGCGGGGTTCCCGATATGCCCTGGAGCCGAAGCAGGACGGTTGCCGGGTCAGCCCCGGCATCCTGGTGGATGCGCCCGCCGACAGTCCCATCTGGGCGGACGAGGCCTTCGGCCCGCTGGCCGTCGTGCAGCGCGCCGCCGATGCGCAGGAGGCGCTGCAACTGGCGAACGATTCACCGTTCGGCCTGCAGGGCGCGGTGTTCACCCGCAGCCTGGGCAATGCCTTCCTGTTCGCGGACGGCTTCGAGGTAGGATCCCTGTGGATCAACGAGGCCAGCCGCTTCCGGCTGGACATGTATCCCTTCGGCGGCGCCAAGCAGTCGGGGTTCGGCCGCGAAGGCGTGCGCTACGCGATAGACGAACTGTCGCAGTTGCGCTTCATCGGCATCCGGCCGCTGTAGCGCCAACTACCCCTCCTCGCGGCGTGGGGCGGAGGAGGGGGCTCGGTTTTTCCGCGGTTAGTTGACGGTCGCGCCGGACTGTCTGACGACCACGCGCCACTTCTCGATCTCGGCCTTCAGGAACGCCTGGAACGCTTCCGGACTGCCGCCCATGATGTCGAATCCCTGGCCGATCAACTGCTGCTGGACGTCCGGCCGCGCCAGCACCTTGGCCGATTCGGCGTTGATGGTGTCGACCACCGGGCGCGGCGTACCGGCGGGCGCGACCAGGCCGAACCAGGCCACGGCTTCGAAGCCGGACAGGCCGCTTTCATTCAGCGTGGGAACGTCGGGCAGCCAGGACAGGCGATTGCGGGTCGTGACCGCGAGCAGGTTGACGTTGCCGTTCTTGGCCAGCGCGAGCGCGTTGGGGATGTTGGGAAACATCAGGGTGGTCTCGTTGCGCATGACCGCCGTCAAGGCTTCCGACGAGCCCTTGTAGGGCACGTGCATCAACTGCACGCCGGTCATGGACTTGAACAGTTCGCCCGCCAGATGCTGCGAGGTCCCGTTGCCGCCGGAGCTGAAGCTGAGTTCGCCGGGCTTGGCGCGGGCGGCCTTGACCAGGTCGGCGACGGACTTGATGCCGGAGGCGGGAGAAACCACGAGGGCGTTCGGATTCGAGGCCAGCACGATGATGGGCGCGAAATCCTTGACCGAATCGTAGGGCATCTTCGTGTACAGCGACGGATTGATGGCGTGCGAGCTGACCGAGGCCAGCAGCAGCGTGTAGCCGTCGGGCGGCGCCTTGGCGACGTGCTCGCCGGCGATGTTGCCGCCGGCGCCGGGGCGGTTCTCGACGACGAAGGCGACCTT of Pigmentiphaga sp. H8 contains these proteins:
- a CDS encoding aldehyde dehydrogenase family protein; protein product: MDILHSFIDGQSLPGAGATITLESPQHAGRGIHLAEASDELCAQAVASALAAFRRHAAAPVVERAAVLNKAADLLETRVDAVADLLVSDVGKPVRVARVEVVRGVQFLRACAVQLQTLTGEMLPLDAVAAGVGRHGLVRRVPYGVVAAITPFNAPVNLLVQKVAPALAAGNAVVVKPHPAGTRAALAVAALFVEAGLAPGLFNVVCGDRSPAQALVRDARVRVVTFTGGTAAGDALARTAGAKKFVAELGSNAANVVLADADLADAARRIAAAAFEASGQQCVSAQRVIVEAAAYDAFLPLFVEAARALRVGSADDEATDVGPMVSRAAADRVMDMARRSVERGSRYALEPKQDGCRVSPGILVDAPADSPIWADEAFGPLAVVQRAADAQEALQLANDSPFGLQGAVFTRSLGNAFLFADGFEVGSLWINEASRFRLDMYPFGGAKQSGFGREGVRYAIDELSQLRFIGIRPL
- a CDS encoding TetR/AcrR family transcriptional regulator, which encodes MTPKKADTTVPATPRRRTSGPRESAARTRLSIIEASIQEFSQKGFEGARVDEIALRAGVNKNLLYHHFGNKDGLFVAVLTHTYENIRARQQDIQLRTVDPEAAMRRLVISTGKIWVQFPEFQRLLMSENLAGGRHVASDAAISDLYNPLLDTIEQLLTRGREAGVFRDDIDPIDLYISVTSLTAHYVNNQHTFEAIFRQKLMTPQRVRQRLEHAADMVIRYLKKD
- a CDS encoding tripartite tricarboxylate transporter substrate binding protein yields the protein MKLAFICAAVALTAPAAADTYPAKPVRIVVTAPPGATSDMLARVMAEQLGKALKVAFVVENRPGAGGNIAGEHVAKAPPDGYTLLLASVSSHAINPSLYTKMPYDSVKDFAPIIVLASNPNALVVSPASGIKSVADLVKAARAKPGELSFSSGGNGTSQHLAGELFKSMTGVQLMHVPYKGSSEALTAVMRNETTLMFPNIPNALALAKNGNVNLLAVTTRNRLSWLPDVPTLNESGLSGFEAVAWFGLVAPAGTPRPVVDTINAESAKVLARPDVQQQLIGQGFDIMGGSPEAFQAFLKAEIEKWRVVVRQSGATVN